ACGACAACGGCAGCTATGACATTGTGGTGACAGTGAGTGATGAAGACGGTGGGAGTTCCACGGTCAGTCAGACGATCACGGTCGACAACGGGGCTCCGGACTTGGTTCTCGATCCCGTGATATCGATCGATGAGAACGGAACCGCGATTCTGACCGGAACGATCACAGATCCGGGTACGCTGGATACGTTCACGCTGGATATCAATTGGGGTGATGCGCTCAGCCCCAACGATACGGAGCAGTACACGTTTGCGGCCAGTGCCAGCGGTACCCAGACGTTTACCCTGACGCATCAGTATCTGGATGACAACCCGACCAGTGATCCGTCAAACGTTTACACCATCAACGCCTCCGTCACTGATAATGACACTGGCACTGGTTCTGATGTCGAAGCCGTTACTGTCAACAACGTGGCGCCGACCCTCGGAAATCTGTCCATCACCTCCCCCATTGACGAGAACGATACCGCGACGCTGACCGGAGACATCGTTGATCCGGGAACGCTGGATACGTTCACGCTGACGGTCGACTGGGGCGATGGCTCACCGGTTGAAACCTTTCACTATGCAGCCGGAACAACATCCTTCAGTGAGTAGCTGTCCATTTCCGCGTGGTGCGCAGCGTGAGGTGTGGTGTTCAGTTGGCGGGGACGAGTTTGGACAGTCGCGACTGACCGGGCGGCGCGGAGGTCAGGCCGACTTCAAGTTTCAGTCGATCAAACAGACTGAATCCATCCTGCTGCCACGTCATGACCTCGGCCACCACGGAACTGAGCGTTGGTGTTTTCAGATGGAGATTCAGCGATTCCAGGACGCTTGTAAGAATGCTGCGGCGACGGGCTCCCTTCGATGTTTTGCTCGTTCGACCTGTGCGACGGTCCATGGCCGCGCCGCGAAGACTGCGTTCCGCTTCGTTGTTCGTTGCTGGCGCGGCCGGGCTTGTCACAAAACAAAACAACTCCTCTTCCGTCATCAGCCGAATCAGTTCTGAGACCAGGTTGTCAAAATCCTTGCCGAAGTCGGCCGCCCGAACATCGGAATCCTCGGCGCAGTAACGCACCAGCAGAGCCGCCAGCGTGTTATCAAGTTCATCGACCTTCGCCGCACGACCGGCATCGCCAAGACGACCATCGGCGGCGTGGCGTTTGGCCGCGTAGAAAATTTCCAGCAGGCCGTCGAGCAGTCGCTGGTACTCTTCGTTGTCCGGCTTCAGCAGCGTCAGACGGATGGCCTTCCGCAGCAGGTGAGCCCAGCATTTCTGTGCGTGACTGAAACCTCGGTACACGGCCGCATCGTCCGAAACAAGCACGCCTCCAAACAATTCTTTCGACAGGATCTGAGCCAGTGTGTCGCCGTCTTTGCGGCATCCGAAGATCAGCACGCGCGCCTTCTCCGACAAAAAAGCCCACACGCTGTTGATACTCCAACTGGTTTCGTCTGCATGCACAATCGCACTGAACGCCATCAGGTCACACAGAGATTCGAATTCCTGTTCCCAACGCCGTGCCAGTTGATTCAACAGAGCGTCCGCCTGGGATTTGCCGAGCGGCAGATTCCAGAAGAATTCAATCAATGCACACGTCTTGTCGATCGACAGTCCCGTGATGGTCACAATGCGAGCCAGCGCGATATGAACTTCAATGCCGAATTCGGACCGCGGCCACACGCCCGGAATTTCGGATTTCTCGCCGTTGGGGCCGTGATAGATTTCATAGACGACCTGCACGGCTTGGCCGTTGATCACTCTCCAGACGAAACGTTCCCGAACGAAACGGCACTCTGCGACGTTGTAACCTTCCGGCAGAATGAGTTCGCGTCGTTCGGCGTTGTCCGCTTTCTGCTCGGTTGTGCGACGACCGCGACGCGCCGAGGATTGTTTTTTGCGACCTTTTCGGCGGCCCGTTTCAGCGCGGCGTCTCTCTTCCGCCGTCACCGAAAACGCCTCGTCGAGTCGCTCTGTGGGGTTCTTACCTTCGAGCTCTTCAATCCGATCACGCAGCCGCCGGTTCTCGTCCCGCAGCTCCGCAACCTCACGCTGCAGGCTAAGCACAAGCTGCTTCACTTCCACAGCGATGATCTGACTGACATCCGTGTCCATCCACCTGTCGTATCAAAATCTAACCGACAGAAAAAGACCAGTCTCCAAGCTGAAATGGACAGCTACTTCTGTGAGACACATCAGTATCTGGACGACAATCCGACCGCGACTCCTTCCGATATCTATACCGTATCTGCCGTTGTCACCGATGATGATGGTGGTGTGAGCGGTACTGTAACTCCATTTGCCCCGGCGGGCGGCGAATTCCGGGTTAATACAACGACATTAGGTGACCAGCTACTGGCGCAGTATGGTGCATCGGCAGGTCAGGGCGTCGCCACCGATGCGGTCGGCAACTTCGTCGTGGTCTGGACGGGCTCCGATCAGGACGGTTCCGGAGTGTTTGCTCAGCGATTTAACGCCGATGGAACTGCGGCGGGCAGTGAATTTCAGATCAACACCTACACAACTGATGACCAGTATAAGCCCGCCGTCGCGATGGACGGGGCCGGGAACTTTGTTGTTACCTGGAGCAGCGTCGGCCAGGATGGAACTGGAAGTGGTGTTTATGCACAACGCTACGACGCGGCAGGAAATCCGGTTGGAGCTGAGTTCCAGGTCAACACCACGACTGCAGACGGGCAGGGCAGCCCGTCCGTTGCGATGAATGCCGTCGGCAATTTTGTGATCACCTGGACCAGCGGCAATCAGGACAGCGACAAGAGTTCAGGGGTGTTTGGGCAGTTGTACGATTCTGCCGGCAACGCAGTCGGTACCGAGTTCCAGATTCACACGCACACTCCCGGTACGCAGAGTCTGCAGTCGGTCGCAATGGACGCGGTCGGCAATTTCGTTGTCACCTGGAACAGCAGTAATCAGGACGGCGATGACTACGGTATCTACGGGCAGCGGTTCGACGCGAACGGCAACGCTTTGGGTAGTGAATTCCAGGTCAACACCTATGTTACTGGCAACCAGCTTTATCCATCCGTGGCGATGGACGGCACCGGAAACTTCGTCATCACATGGGGCAGTCTAGAACAGGACGGTGGCCTCTTCTCATGGGGCGTGTATGGCCAACGATACGCTGCCGACGGCACGGCGATGGGTAGTGAATTCCTGATCAACTCAGCAACCGACCACCACCAGAATATGCCTTCGGTCGCGATGGATGCCGTGGGCAACTTCGTCGTCACCTGGGAAAGTCACTCCCAAGATGGCGATCGCTACGGTGTGTTCGGTCAGCGATACAATGCTGACGGCAGCAGCTTGGGCAGCGAATTTCAGGTCAACACGCGTACGAGCAACGAACAGAGACATCCCTCGGTGGCGGTCGACGGCACCGGGAGCTTTGTTGTTGTCTGGAACAGCTACGGTCAGGAGGACGGCAGTGCATTCCCATGGTCGTGGGGCGTTTATGGGCAACGATTCACTGGTTCATTCGGGGGCCCCGGTGGTCCTGACACCGTTGACGTCACTGTCAATAACGTAGCGCCGACGGCAACCATCACGGGGATGCCAGTGACAGCGGACGAAGGTGATGTTGTGAGTCTGGGCAGCAGCATCTTTGACATCGGCACCCTGGACACTCACACGTTTGGGTGGAGTGTGACGAAGAACGGAGCGCCTTATGTCTCCGGCAGCGGCACGACAATCGACTTTACCCCCGATGACAATGGTACCTATGAC
This DNA window, taken from Fuerstiella marisgermanici, encodes the following:
- a CDS encoding IS66 family transposase, with amino-acid sequence MDTDVSQIIAVEVKQLVLSLQREVAELRDENRRLRDRIEELEGKNPTERLDEAFSVTAEERRRAETGRRKGRKKQSSARRGRRTTEQKADNAERRELILPEGYNVAECRFVRERFVWRVINGQAVQVVYEIYHGPNGEKSEIPGVWPRSEFGIEVHIALARIVTITGLSIDKTCALIEFFWNLPLGKSQADALLNQLARRWEQEFESLCDLMAFSAIVHADETSWSINSVWAFLSEKARVLIFGCRKDGDTLAQILSKELFGGVLVSDDAAVYRGFSHAQKCWAHLLRKAIRLTLLKPDNEEYQRLLDGLLEIFYAAKRHAADGRLGDAGRAAKVDELDNTLAALLVRYCAEDSDVRAADFGKDFDNLVSELIRLMTEEELFCFVTSPAAPATNNEAERSLRGAAMDRRTGRTSKTSKGARRRSILTSVLESLNLHLKTPTLSSVVAEVMTWQQDGFSLFDRLKLEVGLTSAPPGQSRLSKLVPAN